The DNA window ATAAAATGCTTATTTAATTAAGTTTGTATGTTTATGTCCGGCAGGAAAAACTAGCAACAGGCGTCTACCAACGGTTGTCACTGTCCTTCAAGTTGCAACGCAACATCGGCTACTTCGTGTTCCAGACGTATCTGCCAAGCATACTGATCGTGATGCTATCTTGGGTGTCCTTCTGGATCAATCATGAGGCCACCTCGGCTCGCGTTGCGCTCGGCATCACAACCGTGCTAACGATGACAACCATCAGCACGGGCGTACGCAGTTCTTTGCCACGCATCTCCTATGTTAAGGCGATCGACATCTATCTGGTGATGTGCTTCGTGTTCGTGTTTGCCGCGCTGCTAGAGTACGCTGCCGTCAATTACACGTATTGGGGTGCCCGGGCCAAGAAGAAGTGCAAAAAGAACAAGGAAGCCGAGCGGAAGGTGTTCGGTAAGTTGCCGGATGATCTATTTctttgaagatgtttttttgatCACTATTTTCGGGATATGTGGGAATACAGGTAAGGCAGAAAAGACCTCAACCTGCTCCGCGGACGATATTATTGAGCTGCAGGACATCCGCATGAGCCCAATAGCGTCGCTACGTAATCGGCACTACTCGAACACGATCACCACGACCGACAGTGTTGATTCGACCAAGTTTCCGCCAAGCTTCCGCATCGCCAGATCGTATGGTTCGAGCACACGCAGTGGTCTCCGGTATCGCAGCTCGAGAGGTATCTTTCAATCCAAATCTGATAAAAAGCTGTCTAGCGCTATTCCGTTGGTAATATTGAAGCTATCTTTATTTCTTTCGATCTATGTATGGTATTTATTCTACAGGTCAGGGAAGGCCAAAGATGTTGCATGCGATCAAGCGAGGAGCCTCCGTTATCAAAGCGTCCATACCGAAGATTAAGGATGTGAACGTGATCGATAAGTACTCGCGGGTCATCTTTCCCGTGAGCTTTGCTGCCTTTAACGCCGGCTACTGGATATTCTACGTGCTCGAGTGACCCACAGTCAACTAAGAGCGCAGCAAGCATTTACTAGCAGTCGTAGTAGATCACGCTCTGTAGAAACACATCTCCCGTACGGTCCAGAAATGTCCCATCTTACACCCACAATGCTGAAGGAAAACGAAATTACCCTgtgaggaaagaaagaaagagagtgGGAGAGGAAGCAAGTGATTACACTATGCAAGGCAAAGCTAAAACAGCAGACAGATATGAGTTCCCCAGTCTTGTTTCTGCCCGCCCCAATTCTCTTCCCACTGCATCTGTTCGATTGACAGCTCAAAACAAACTATTCGAAATGCAGCGCTAAAGAAGCGAAAGAACAGCAACAGAAGCATTTCACAGTTAataaggtgaagaaaaaaaaattgtagatGAAATCATTATACgaaagagagaacaaaaaacaacacggTTTAGGCATAATTAAGGCTTCACgaatttgtaaaaattaatcaaagaTAATCAAAGATGcagtaatattatttttccaaaaactcacaaacacacaaaagtaaAGATTACTACAttaaagaaatcaaaacaacCATCATACATAAgtgcgtttatttatttttttttcattttatgattAAGAGCAGCATATACTAGTGATAAAACAAATCGACTGTAACGCTTAACACAACTTTGATTTgtgaattgcatacattttggcgtacaaagcaaaattattttaccaaGCTCTAACGTACATTTGTTTTACCAcgatatgaaacaaaaataaatcaaaattaattaattgatgaCCACGG is part of the Anopheles funestus chromosome X, idAnoFuneDA-416_04, whole genome shotgun sequence genome and encodes:
- the LOC125770955 gene encoding gamma-aminobutyric acid receptor subunit beta-like, with amino-acid sequence MWQILIFCFLNSVQNNNALRGVHQKSMAAGRLENVTQTISRILEGYDIRLRPNFGGEPLHVGMDLTIASFDAISEVNMDYTITMYLNQYWKDERLAFNAFALWGDNQKDQTGEIMIDDDGANDVITLSGDFAEKIWVPDTFFANDKNSFLHDVTERNKLVRLAGDGAVTYGMRFTTTLACMMDLHYYPLDSQNCTVEIESYGYTVSDVVMYWRSTPIRGVEEAELPQFTIIGYETNDRKEKLATGVYQRLSLSFKLQRNIGYFVFQTYLPSILIVMLSWVSFWINHEATSARVALGITTVLTMTTISTGVRSSLPRISYVKAIDIYLVMCFVFVFAALLEYAAVNYTYWGARAKKKCKKNKEAERKVFGKAEKTSTCSADDIIELQDIRMSPIASLRNRHYSNTITTTDSVDSTKFPPSFRIARSYGSSTRSGLRYRSSRGQGRPKMLHAIKRGASVIKASIPKIKDVNVIDKYSRVIFPVSFAAFNAGYWIFYVLE